One Agelaius phoeniceus isolate bAgePho1 chromosome 6, bAgePho1.hap1, whole genome shotgun sequence DNA window includes the following coding sequences:
- the NRIP3 gene encoding nuclear receptor-interacting protein 3, protein MFYSGILTEPSRKEVEIREAASLRQQRRMKQAVQFIHKDSADLLPLDGLKKLGTSKDTQPHNILQKRLMETNLSKFRGSWAPKDLSPQTNKLNQAKLGSSGKTEDEELIVVSCQCAGKELKAVVDTGSQHNLMSAACLDRLGLKEHLKALPVEEEVVSLPNKVKAIGRIECLSLTVGAVPVECAALVVEENDQPFSFGLQTLKSLKCVINMEKHHLVLGQMDREEIPFVGADSAEAGEHLEA, encoded by the exons ATGTTTTATTCGGGCATCCTGACAGAGCCGAGCAGGAAAGAAGTGGAGATAAGGGAAGCGGCGTCTCTCCGCCAGCAGAGGAGGATGAAGCAGGCGGTTCAGTTCATCCACAAGGATTCCGCAGATCTCCTCCCTCTGGACGGGCTGAAGAAGCTGGGCACGTCGAAGGATACT CAACCACATAACATCCTGCAGAAGCGCCTGATGGAGACAAACCTATCCAAGTTCCGGGGCAGCTGGGCTCCAAAGGATCTCTCACCACAGACCAACAAGCTGAACCAAGCCAAACTGGGCAGCTCAGGGAAAACTGAGGATGAAGAGCTCATAGTGGTGAGCTGCCAG TGTGCggggaaggagctgaaggcCGTGGTGGACACTGGCTCACAGCACAACCTCATGTCAGCTGCCTGCCTGGACAGGCTGGG GTTAAAGGAGCATCTCAAAGCACTCCCTGTGGAAGAGGAGGTGGTTTCCTTGCCAAACAAGGTGAAAGCCATCGGGCGGATCGAGTGTCTGTCGCTCACGGTGGGAGCGGTCCCCGTGGAGTGCGCTGCCCTCGTCGTGG aagaaaatgacCAACCCTTTTCCTTTGGGCTGCAGACACTGAAGTCTCTGAAG TGTGTCATAAACATGGAGAAGCACCACCTGGTTCTGGGGCAGATGGACAGGGAGGAAATCCCGTTTGTGGGCGCTGACAGtgcagaggcaggagagca TTTGGAGGCATAA